The Prochlorococcus marinus str. MIT 9301 genome window below encodes:
- a CDS encoding YggT family protein codes for MLVNSLQILDISLGISLSYLTIVFLIRLILTWYPKIELSKGLWLLISIPSSSILNLTRKLIPPIGGVDVGPVIWIGIISFLREILVGQQGLIKLALHTNIS; via the coding sequence TTGCTTGTAAACTCTCTTCAAATTTTAGATATTAGTTTAGGAATTTCTCTTTCATATCTAACTATAGTTTTTCTAATAAGATTAATACTTACTTGGTACCCAAAAATTGAATTAAGTAAAGGTTTATGGTTATTAATTTCAATACCATCAAGCTCTATTCTTAATTTAACAAGAAAACTAATTCCTCCTATTGGAGGCGTTGATGTTGGACCCGTAATTTGGATCGGAATTATAAGCTTTTTAAGAGAAATATTAGTCGGTCAGCAAGGGCTTATAAAACTTGCATTGCATACAAATATTTCATAA
- a CDS encoding THUMP domain-containing class I SAM-dependent RNA methyltransferase: MNVVASAPEGLEKTLAEEILNLGGSNINTYKRFINFECDFETFYRVHFYSRLAFRFYREIASFNCYDKQSLYEGVRDSFDWLNWLHFDKTFNVQVTGRTSSLSHTHFTALEVKNSITDLQEAVWNKRSNISLDNPDFIIHLHLNNNKAILSLQSSVESLHKRGYRPAIGNAPLKENLASGLINMTQWNGKVPLIDLMCGSGTFLIEAVNQFLGVPINIDQVYLFENWLDFRKDIYLNEKNKAKNKIINYEKLPTIIGCEINKKVFQQANVNISLAGLQNYIELINNNFLALQLNCTPGIIICNPPYGKKLGDENELICLYEQMGIFLKNNFSGWEFWLLSGNPKLTKYLKMKSSLKIPVSNGGIDCRWIKYLVR, from the coding sequence ATGAATGTAGTGGCATCAGCTCCGGAGGGACTAGAGAAAACTTTAGCTGAAGAAATTTTAAATTTAGGCGGCTCTAATATTAATACTTACAAAAGATTTATTAATTTTGAATGTGATTTTGAAACTTTTTATAGAGTTCATTTTTATTCCAGATTAGCTTTTCGTTTTTATAGAGAAATTGCAAGTTTTAATTGCTATGACAAGCAATCTTTATATGAAGGGGTTAGAGATTCATTTGATTGGTTAAATTGGTTGCACTTTGATAAAACGTTTAATGTTCAAGTGACTGGGAGAACATCTTCTTTAAGTCATACTCATTTCACTGCTCTTGAAGTAAAAAATTCTATAACTGATTTGCAAGAGGCAGTTTGGAACAAAAGATCAAATATTTCTCTAGATAATCCTGATTTTATAATTCATCTGCATTTAAATAATAATAAAGCAATTCTCAGTCTTCAAAGCAGCGTAGAAAGCTTACACAAAAGAGGCTATAGACCCGCAATTGGAAATGCTCCATTAAAAGAAAATTTAGCTTCTGGATTGATAAATATGACTCAATGGAATGGTAAAGTTCCCTTAATAGATTTAATGTGTGGCTCAGGAACTTTTTTAATTGAGGCAGTCAACCAATTCCTTGGAGTTCCCATAAATATTGATCAAGTATATCTTTTTGAGAATTGGTTGGACTTTAGGAAAGATATTTATCTTAATGAAAAAAATAAGGCAAAAAATAAAATTATAAATTATGAAAAATTACCAACAATAATAGGGTGCGAAATTAATAAAAAAGTTTTTCAGCAGGCGAATGTAAACATATCATTAGCTGGACTCCAAAATTATATTGAGCTTATAAATAATAATTTTTTAGCACTGCAATTAAATTGCACACCTGGGATAATCATATGTAATCCTCCATACGGCAAAAAATTAGGCGATGAAAATGAATTAATTTGTTTATATGAACAAATGGGAATCTTCCTAAAGAATAATTTTTCAGGTTGGGAATTTTGGTTGCTTAGTGGAAATCCAAAACTAACAAAATATTTGAAAATGAAATCCTCATTGAAAATTCCTGTTAGTAATGGAGGGATAGATTGTAGATGGATAAAGTATTTAGTTAGGTAA
- a CDS encoding aldo/keto reductase, protein MKKRIGLGTWSWGNKLFWNYQSTNDDDLRETYNEALQRGFDLIDTADSYGTGNLQGRSELLIGKFLLNTPSEKKKRIQIATKLAPYPWRIGNRGFNKPFLKSLERLNNKLDIVQLHWSTAKYNPWQELGLLNNLCDLKDEGFDFQIGLSNIGPKRLAKLINFLATRNQSLKSVQIQFSLLAPDLGKKYQVKKICEENNIDFFAYSPLSFGILCIDPDKEDNKEKSFIRNALFKNYKKPTYELRRCLKRIADQRSVSQAQVAINWCCYQGTIPLVGMRKKSQVVDISNVFNWNLDKNEFKVLQEVSQKCLKKMPKNPFSSN, encoded by the coding sequence GTGAAGAAAAGAATTGGATTAGGTACTTGGTCGTGGGGGAATAAGCTTTTTTGGAATTACCAATCTACAAATGACGATGATTTACGTGAGACATATAATGAAGCGTTACAAAGAGGTTTCGATCTAATAGATACTGCAGATTCTTACGGTACTGGGAATCTTCAGGGTAGAAGTGAATTGTTGATAGGCAAATTTTTACTAAATACTCCTTCAGAAAAGAAAAAAAGAATTCAAATAGCAACCAAACTTGCACCTTATCCCTGGAGAATAGGTAACAGAGGTTTTAATAAACCTTTTTTGAAGAGTTTAGAGAGACTTAATAACAAATTAGATATAGTGCAATTACATTGGTCAACTGCAAAATATAATCCTTGGCAGGAATTAGGACTGTTGAATAATCTTTGTGATTTAAAAGATGAAGGCTTTGATTTTCAAATCGGTTTATCAAACATAGGCCCAAAAAGATTGGCGAAATTAATTAATTTCTTAGCAACAAGAAATCAGAGCCTAAAAAGTGTTCAGATACAATTTTCTTTGCTTGCTCCCGATTTAGGAAAAAAATATCAGGTAAAAAAAATTTGTGAAGAAAATAATATTGATTTCTTTGCTTATAGTCCTTTGTCTTTTGGGATACTTTGTATTGATCCAGACAAAGAAGACAATAAAGAAAAAAGTTTTATTCGTAATGCGTTATTTAAAAACTATAAAAAACCAACATATGAATTACGGAGGTGCCTAAAAAGAATTGCTGATCAAAGGTCAGTTTCCCAAGCACAAGTAGCAATTAATTGGTGTTGTTATCAAGGAACTATCCCACTCGTTGGAATGAGAAAAAAATCTCAAGTTGTAGATATATCGAATGTATTTAATTGGAATTTAGATAAAAATGAATTTAAAGTACTCCAAGAAGTTTCACAAAAATGTTTAAAAAAAATGCCGAAAAATCCTTTTTCGAGTAATTAA
- a CDS encoding PRC-barrel domain-containing protein, with protein MSLSNTSANKNLPNSVPSERLWLRSELMGTQVITTDTGRRLGVVGEVVVDIDRREVVALGLRDNPLTRFLPGLPKWMPLESIKQVGDVILVNSLDSLSESFSPERYGKVINCQVITESGQLLGRVLGFSFDIETGDLISLVMGAVGVPLLGEGVLSTWEIPVEEIVSSGTDRIIVYEGAEEKLKQLSSGLLEKLGVGGSSWDEREVNGYSANLVPVENQLLSGSESEQQNNLVEEYEEVVEQDDYADDYEDDYEDDYEDELEYVEIKGSEEEINYRKKLYMENDDSDQIQNQNSVNQINEKNNIDLKQKQKSTTNLASKRPIQNATETLDIEPMNEQNLVQDNKKSEKFEIDDPW; from the coding sequence ATGAGCTTGTCTAACACATCTGCTAATAAGAATCTCCCTAACTCGGTTCCTAGTGAACGTTTATGGTTAAGGTCAGAATTAATGGGAACACAAGTGATAACTACTGATACTGGAAGGCGGCTAGGCGTAGTTGGCGAAGTTGTTGTTGATATTGATAGAAGAGAGGTTGTCGCTTTGGGACTAAGAGATAATCCACTTACAAGATTTTTACCAGGTTTGCCAAAATGGATGCCTTTAGAAAGTATAAAGCAAGTTGGAGATGTCATATTAGTTAACTCCCTAGATTCTTTGAGTGAAAGTTTTTCTCCAGAAAGGTATGGGAAGGTAATTAATTGTCAAGTGATTACAGAATCTGGACAACTTCTGGGAAGAGTTCTTGGCTTTTCTTTTGATATTGAGACTGGGGATTTGATATCTCTTGTTATGGGTGCTGTTGGTGTTCCGCTTTTAGGAGAAGGAGTTTTAAGTACTTGGGAAATACCTGTTGAGGAAATTGTAAGTAGTGGTACCGATAGGATTATTGTTTATGAAGGTGCGGAAGAGAAATTGAAGCAACTAAGTAGTGGACTACTTGAGAAACTTGGAGTCGGGGGTTCTTCATGGGATGAAAGGGAAGTAAATGGATACTCAGCAAATCTTGTACCTGTTGAGAATCAGTTACTTTCAGGTTCTGAATCAGAACAGCAAAACAATTTGGTCGAGGAATATGAAGAAGTTGTTGAACAAGATGATTATGCAGATGATTATGAAGATGATTATGAAGATGATTATGAAGATGAACTTGAATATGTTGAAATAAAGGGTTCTGAAGAAGAAATAAATTATAGAAAAAAGCTATACATGGAAAATGATGATTCTGATCAGATCCAGAATCAAAATAGTGTTAATCAAATAAATGAAAAAAACAATATTGATTTAAAGCAAAAACAAAAATCAACTACTAATTTAGCTTCGAAAAGACCAATTCAAAATGCAACTGAAACTTTAGATATTGAACCAATGAACGAACAAAATTTAGTTCAAGATAATAAAAAATCAGAAAAGTTTGAAATTGATGATCCCTGGTAA
- the accC gene encoding acetyl-CoA carboxylase biotin carboxylase subunit, whose product MVEKVLIANRGEIALRIVRSCRELGIATVAVFSTVDKKALHVQLADEAVCVGDSLSNKSYLNIPNILAAATSRGVDAIHPGYGFLAENDKFAEMCNDHGIVFIGPSPKAIRSMGDKSTAKETMEAVGVPTVPGSKGLLSNVDEAYKLADDIGYPVIIKATAGGGGRGMRLVENSDNLEKMFKAAQGEAEAAFGNDGLYMEKFIKKPRHVEIQILADRSGNVVHLGERDCSVQRRHQKLLEESPSPAINTELRKKMGNAAIAAAKSIGYEGAGTVEFLVDDDDNFYFMEMNTRIQVEHPVTEMVTGVDLIAEQIKIASGANLEFNQDDIHLNGHAIECRINAEDPSHNFRPSPGKITGWLPPGGPGVRVDSHVYTGYEIPPFYDSLIGKLIVWGKDRNTAIKRMNRALNECAVTGIPTTINFHLTLLNKSKFKQGKIHTKYVEEELLPNY is encoded by the coding sequence ATGGTTGAAAAAGTTTTAATTGCTAATCGTGGAGAAATAGCTTTACGAATTGTCAGAAGTTGTAGAGAACTAGGTATTGCAACCGTTGCAGTTTTTAGCACTGTAGATAAAAAAGCATTGCATGTTCAGCTTGCTGATGAGGCGGTTTGCGTAGGAGATTCATTAAGTAATAAGAGTTATTTAAATATTCCAAATATACTTGCTGCTGCTACATCGAGAGGAGTTGATGCTATTCATCCTGGTTATGGATTTCTTGCGGAAAATGATAAATTTGCTGAGATGTGTAATGATCACGGCATAGTTTTTATTGGCCCATCTCCTAAAGCTATTAGATCTATGGGAGATAAATCTACAGCTAAAGAAACTATGGAGGCAGTTGGAGTTCCAACAGTACCTGGTAGTAAAGGCTTGTTATCAAATGTTGATGAGGCTTATAAATTGGCAGATGATATTGGCTATCCGGTAATTATTAAAGCCACTGCTGGAGGAGGTGGAAGAGGTATGCGGCTGGTTGAAAACTCTGATAATCTAGAAAAAATGTTTAAAGCAGCTCAAGGCGAAGCTGAAGCAGCTTTTGGTAATGATGGTTTATATATGGAGAAATTTATAAAGAAGCCAAGACATGTAGAAATTCAAATTTTGGCCGACAGGTCGGGTAATGTTGTTCATTTAGGAGAGCGAGATTGTTCAGTTCAAAGAAGACATCAGAAGTTACTAGAGGAGTCTCCTAGTCCTGCAATTAATACTGAGCTAAGAAAAAAAATGGGAAACGCAGCGATTGCTGCTGCAAAAAGTATTGGCTACGAAGGGGCGGGGACAGTTGAATTTTTAGTAGATGATGATGATAATTTTTATTTTATGGAGATGAATACTAGGATTCAAGTTGAACATCCTGTTACTGAAATGGTTACAGGAGTTGATTTAATAGCTGAGCAAATTAAAATCGCAAGCGGAGCAAACTTGGAATTTAATCAGGATGATATTCATTTAAACGGTCATGCCATTGAATGTAGAATCAATGCTGAAGATCCTTCTCACAATTTTCGACCATCACCCGGAAAAATAACTGGGTGGCTTCCTCCTGGTGGCCCTGGTGTAAGGGTGGATAGTCATGTCTATACAGGCTATGAAATCCCTCCTTTCTATGACTCATTAATTGGTAAATTAATAGTATGGGGAAAGGATCGTAATACTGCAATTAAACGTATGAATAGGGCTTTAAATGAATGTGCAGTAACTGGTATTCCTACAACAATTAACTTTCATCTAACCTTACTGAATAAGTCTAAATTTAAGCAAGGTAAGATTCATACTAAATATGTAGAAGAAGAATTATTGCCGAATTACTGA
- a CDS encoding AAA family ATPase, which yields MFITVCGQKGGVAKTCTSIHLASVWHSEGKKVCIVDADKNRSALAYASRGNLEFPVFPVSSAAKASRSSEIVITDGQASSDQEELKHLAYGSDLVILPTTAKARSVELTVELANLLSNLKVNHAVVIVKVDFRQQKAAQQAKAALENFGLYVFDTFIPLLSAFDKAEASGNAVFEAVDDLGRSDPRRMTGWSAYCSIASQIPCLISKPSSDTNNLHNQKLISA from the coding sequence TTGTTCATTACCGTTTGCGGACAAAAAGGGGGTGTAGCCAAGACCTGCACAAGTATTCACCTTGCTAGTGTTTGGCATTCTGAAGGTAAAAAAGTTTGCATAGTCGATGCCGACAAGAATAGATCTGCTTTGGCATACGCATCAAGAGGCAATCTTGAATTCCCAGTTTTCCCCGTCAGTTCAGCTGCTAAAGCATCAAGATCATCAGAAATTGTAATAACTGATGGCCAGGCTAGCAGTGATCAAGAGGAACTTAAACACTTAGCGTATGGTTCAGATTTAGTTATCTTACCTACAACTGCAAAAGCAAGATCAGTAGAATTAACTGTTGAACTAGCTAATTTATTAAGCAACTTAAAAGTTAATCATGCAGTAGTAATAGTAAAAGTTGACTTTAGACAGCAAAAAGCAGCTCAACAAGCCAAAGCAGCTCTAGAAAATTTTGGTTTGTATGTTTTTGATACATTTATACCTTTACTTTCAGCATTTGATAAAGCAGAAGCCTCGGGCAATGCTGTATTTGAAGCTGTAGACGATTTAGGCAGATCAGATCCACGTCGAATGACGGGCTGGTCTGCTTATTGTTCAATTGCCTCACAAATTCCATGCCTGATTTCGAAGCCCTCATCCGACACCAACAACTTACACAACCAAAAACTAATCAGCGCTTAA
- the smc gene encoding chromosome segregation protein SMC: MRLVHINQVEFENFKSFGGNVKIPLEEGFTVVTGPNGSGKSNILDGILFCLGLSNSRGMRAERLPDLINNSKVKEGKSSETSVSVKFNIQDWFPREDLPPLELEEEEIGLNKGQKEWVVSRKLRLMPGGSYASTYTSDGKQCTLQQIQRILRDISVDPEGSNVVMQGDVTRIVSMNNKERRNLIDELAGVALFDTRIEQTNAKLNDVFERQERCEILENELQSSKNKLEKECEKAKRYKELKAKLQQIMELEKVLIFEKQVKHVESIEKKESEIEKNKILFNKQKASISNEISVLEDALKILVDELKEKGEDTLIKVNSDIGSINSNLRELDRISILNKEEGIKLQKQRDEISISKRNIESEKIRQENFDDNFLNQLNLQIDDLTLKHKLSRKKLSDAAGESGEFSKQSIKLNAELESIKNQINPLEIKKRKIEEETIQNNIQKDEILSQIESLDLEEQKIFKGNQRKKETSDTKNKNLASNSAEINSLKNEIDLLIKTKSRLNNEQLRLEKDLSRFESRKEALNESRGSYALRILLEAGLEGIHGYVAQLGEVSEKNRYALEIAAGNRLGQIVVDNDHIAAKAIEILKKKKAGRLTFLPLNRIKSQKKNYVISRFENHRENGFIDKAINLITFDEVYSDVFRYVFGDTLVFSDLSSARLSTQKNRLVTLSGELLEASGAITGGSKLNKDLAYRFGTNNEIDDSSPIKERLLVIEEALKESNNDLILKNNRLNTLNSNRSQIIEDCASFNKEIEVNQDSLKAVSQRIEDCKSRLKKLDIANNLLVNELGHLKNQLKPYYDKFDQLQTIQKANYEKNQKSSLIAFNDDFNNLDKKLELLIKERNTLLDKKNQFALNKERINNSLKITLLQEKNLQESIKQLATAHSEWLEKRDQFKKELSDLDNQKNSLEKNLGLLRRKRDELNSSISNKRQEYNNYLLKLEYLERDMHTLKEEMRSEKIKLENYKRDLPNPSPEFGEYEGKSLESLQSEISIINAKLESLEPVNMLALDELEELIERLNGLREKLEILSNERSELLLRIETVSTMRQEAFMQAFTEVDRHFREIFANLSDGDGFLQLENPNSPLEGGLTLVAHPKGKNVRRLASMSGGEKSLTALSFLFALQKYKPSPFYALDEVDSFLDGINVERLSKLISNQSSNAQFIVVSHRRPMISASERTIGVAQARGANTQVLGLPNAA, translated from the coding sequence TTGAGATTGGTACATATCAATCAGGTCGAGTTTGAAAATTTTAAATCTTTTGGGGGAAATGTAAAAATTCCTCTTGAAGAAGGTTTTACGGTGGTTACGGGTCCTAACGGTTCTGGAAAAAGTAATATTTTAGATGGAATTTTATTCTGTTTAGGTTTATCCAATAGTAGAGGGATGAGGGCTGAAAGATTACCAGATCTAATAAATAACTCCAAAGTTAAAGAGGGTAAGTCATCAGAAACATCTGTATCGGTAAAATTTAATATTCAAGATTGGTTTCCCAGAGAAGATCTTCCGCCTTTGGAACTAGAAGAAGAAGAAATTGGCCTTAATAAAGGTCAAAAAGAATGGGTAGTTTCTAGAAAATTAAGGCTTATGCCAGGGGGTTCTTATGCTTCTACTTATACGTCTGATGGAAAACAATGTACCTTGCAACAAATACAGAGAATATTAAGAGATATTAGTGTTGATCCTGAGGGCAGCAATGTTGTTATGCAGGGTGATGTAACAAGAATAGTATCAATGAATAATAAGGAGCGGAGAAATCTTATTGATGAATTAGCAGGAGTCGCACTTTTTGATACAAGAATAGAACAAACTAATGCAAAATTAAATGACGTTTTTGAAAGACAAGAAAGATGTGAAATTTTAGAAAATGAATTGCAATCTAGTAAGAATAAGCTTGAAAAAGAATGTGAAAAAGCAAAGCGATATAAAGAGTTAAAGGCAAAACTACAACAAATAATGGAATTAGAGAAAGTTCTTATTTTTGAAAAACAAGTTAAGCATGTTGAATCTATAGAAAAAAAAGAAAGTGAAATTGAAAAAAATAAAATCTTATTTAATAAACAAAAAGCATCTATTAGTAATGAAATATCAGTTTTAGAAGATGCTTTGAAAATACTAGTTGATGAGCTGAAGGAGAAAGGAGAGGATACTTTAATAAAAGTTAATTCTGATATTGGAAGTATTAACTCTAACTTGAGAGAACTTGATAGGATATCAATTCTGAATAAAGAAGAAGGTATTAAATTACAAAAACAGAGAGATGAAATTTCAATTTCTAAGAGGAATATTGAGTCAGAAAAGATTAGACAAGAAAATTTCGATGATAATTTTTTAAATCAATTGAACTTGCAAATTGATGATCTCACTTTAAAACACAAATTATCCAGAAAAAAACTTTCTGATGCGGCTGGAGAATCTGGAGAATTCTCAAAACAAAGTATCAAATTAAATGCTGAGCTTGAAAGTATAAAAAATCAAATTAATCCTTTGGAAATAAAAAAAAGGAAAATTGAAGAAGAGACTATTCAAAATAATATTCAAAAGGATGAGATATTGTCACAGATCGAATCCTTAGACTTAGAAGAGCAGAAAATTTTTAAGGGAAATCAAAGAAAAAAAGAGACATCCGATACAAAGAATAAAAATTTAGCAAGTAATAGCGCAGAAATTAATTCTTTAAAAAATGAAATCGATTTATTAATTAAAACTAAATCAAGGCTAAATAACGAGCAATTAAGGCTTGAAAAAGATTTATCTAGATTCGAAAGCAGGAAAGAAGCTTTAAACGAATCTAGAGGTTCATATGCTCTCAGAATTCTTTTAGAGGCAGGGTTAGAAGGTATACATGGTTATGTAGCTCAACTTGGAGAGGTCAGTGAGAAAAATAGATATGCATTAGAAATTGCTGCTGGAAATAGGTTAGGACAAATTGTTGTTGATAATGATCATATTGCTGCAAAAGCAATTGAAATTCTTAAAAAGAAGAAAGCGGGAAGATTAACTTTTTTACCTTTAAATAGAATTAAAAGTCAAAAAAAGAATTATGTAATTTCAAGATTTGAAAATCATAGGGAGAATGGATTTATTGATAAAGCTATTAATCTAATTACTTTTGATGAAGTTTATTCAGATGTTTTTCGATATGTTTTTGGAGATACTTTGGTTTTTTCAGACTTATCCTCAGCTAGGTTATCTACACAAAAAAATAGGTTGGTTACCTTAAGTGGTGAATTATTAGAAGCAAGTGGTGCTATTACAGGAGGCAGTAAGTTAAATAAAGATTTGGCTTATAGGTTTGGAACTAATAATGAAATTGATGATTCCAGTCCTATAAAAGAAAGATTATTAGTTATCGAAGAAGCTTTAAAAGAGTCAAATAATGATTTGATACTAAAAAATAATAGACTTAATACATTAAATTCTAACCGCAGTCAAATAATTGAGGATTGTGCCTCATTTAATAAAGAAATTGAAGTAAATCAAGATTCACTTAAAGCTGTCTCGCAAAGAATTGAGGATTGTAAATCGAGATTAAAAAAACTTGATATTGCTAATAATTTATTAGTTAACGAGTTAGGGCATTTAAAAAATCAATTGAAGCCTTATTACGATAAGTTTGATCAACTACAAACCATTCAAAAGGCAAATTATGAAAAAAATCAAAAATCATCATTAATAGCTTTTAATGACGATTTTAATAATCTTGATAAAAAACTTGAATTACTTATTAAAGAGAGAAATACATTACTAGATAAAAAGAATCAATTTGCTTTAAATAAAGAGCGTATCAATAATTCATTAAAAATTACTCTACTACAAGAAAAAAACTTGCAGGAATCTATTAAACAACTCGCAACTGCTCATAGTGAATGGCTAGAAAAAAGAGATCAATTTAAAAAAGAACTTTCAGATCTTGATAATCAAAAAAATTCTCTAGAGAAGAATTTAGGTTTATTGAGAAGGAAAAGAGATGAATTAAACTCTTCAATTTCAAATAAAAGGCAAGAATATAATAACTATCTGTTAAAGCTTGAATATCTTGAAAGGGATATGCATACCCTTAAAGAAGAGATGAGGAGCGAGAAAATAAAATTAGAAAATTATAAAAGAGATCTACCTAATCCTTCCCCGGAGTTTGGAGAATATGAAGGGAAGAGTCTTGAATCTTTGCAATCAGAAATTTCGATTATAAATGCAAAATTAGAAAGCTTAGAACCTGTCAATATGTTGGCTCTTGATGAATTAGAAGAATTAATTGAGAGATTAAATGGTTTGCGAGAAAAATTAGAAATTCTATCTAATGAAAGATCTGAATTATTGTTGAGAATAGAAACTGTATCTACGATGCGTCAAGAAGCTTTTATGCAAGCATTTACAGAAGTTGATAGACATTTTAGAGAAATTTTTGCAAATTTATCTGATGGAGATGGATTTCTTCAACTTGAAAATCCTAATTCTCCTTTAGAAGGAGGATTAACTTTAGTGGCTCATCCCAAGGGAAAAAATGTCAGAAGATTAGCGTCAATGTCTGGTGGTGAAAAATCGTTAACTGCTTTAAGTTTTTTATTTGCTTTGCAAAAGTATAAGCCTTCACCTTTTTATGCATTAGACGAGGTTGATAGTTTTTTAGATGGTATTAATGTTGAAAGGTTGTCAAAATTAATATCAAATCAGTCCTCAAATGCTCAATTTATAGTCGTAAGTCATAGAAGGCCTATGATTAGTGCATCTGAACGAACAATTGGGGTTGCGCAAGCAAGAGGTGCTAATACTCAAGTTCTTGGGTTACCAAATGCTGCATAA
- a CDS encoding DUF883 C-terminal domain-containing protein, with protein METYHPPKEVEEKEDNPELPEKEVISEKWFFEKIDSLIPLIKEKWPNIAQQTLEATKGSIDDLVEVIASHSGTSAIGIKRQLFEIIDSIKENNWEISEKIEPIESQLEELLEELNNTLRPKIESPIRKKPLLSIAIAAGIGLLIGTLLNSGRK; from the coding sequence ATGGAGACCTACCATCCTCCCAAAGAAGTAGAAGAAAAAGAAGATAACCCTGAACTTCCTGAAAAAGAAGTTATCTCGGAAAAATGGTTTTTTGAAAAAATTGACAGTTTAATACCTTTAATAAAAGAAAAATGGCCTAACATTGCTCAGCAAACCCTTGAAGCCACTAAAGGGAGTATTGATGATTTAGTTGAAGTGATAGCTAGCCATAGTGGAACATCAGCAATTGGAATAAAACGCCAACTATTTGAAATCATTGATTCAATAAAAGAAAACAATTGGGAAATATCAGAAAAAATTGAACCTATCGAAAGTCAATTAGAAGAGTTATTAGAGGAACTTAACAATACTCTTAGACCAAAAATAGAAAGTCCAATAAGGAAAAAACCACTATTATCTATTGCTATTGCAGCTGGTATTGGTTTATTAATAGGAACTCTCCTAAACAGTGGAAGGAAATAA
- the psbX gene encoding photosystem II reaction center X protein, with protein MLQISNLLLAADFSAEVANNSAVGMIGSFIAAALLIVIPATAFLIFVSQKDSLDRTSTGRR; from the coding sequence GTGCTTCAAATCTCAAATTTATTACTAGCAGCAGATTTTTCTGCTGAAGTTGCAAATAATTCCGCAGTGGGAATGATAGGCAGTTTTATTGCTGCTGCTTTACTTATCGTTATTCCAGCCACTGCATTTTTGATTTTTGTCAGCCAGAAAGATTCCCTCGATCGTACTTCTACCGGAAGACGCTAG
- a CDS encoding phage holin family protein produces the protein MEKPNNKNFANTASRISAIASSVMDLHVRIALQEVDREKRRLISGGIFLAVGSTLLLLVLICIHIIFYLFLKNYNNWNIEYNLLLIIFIDLFLAGISLKLGGKLAKGPYLPQTLEGLGKTTKAVLGKK, from the coding sequence ATGGAAAAACCCAATAACAAAAACTTTGCAAACACAGCTTCTAGAATTTCGGCTATCGCAAGTTCAGTAATGGATTTGCACGTCAGAATAGCTCTACAAGAAGTAGATAGAGAAAAAAGAAGATTAATTAGTGGTGGAATATTTCTGGCAGTTGGAAGCACATTACTATTATTAGTACTAATTTGCATCCATATTATTTTTTATCTATTTCTAAAAAATTATAATAACTGGAATATTGAATATAATTTATTGCTAATAATATTTATCGATTTATTTCTTGCAGGTATAAGTTTGAAGCTTGGAGGAAAATTAGCCAAAGGACCATATCTTCCTCAAACACTAGAGGGTTTAGGCAAGACGACAAAAGCCGTTTTAGGCAAAAAATAA